A region of the Mangifera indica cultivar Alphonso chromosome 10, CATAS_Mindica_2.1, whole genome shotgun sequence genome:
attattttattcaataatgcAAAACGACATTCTTTCATCAATAAATCGTGAACTCGAGCCATAAATTCGATCaaaaaatttgagttgaactaaCTTAAAGTCTCTGTAGATTTAGTTTGGGTTAGTTTAGAAAATGAATTAACTTTTCTAACTCAAactcagtttaaattcaaattaaacaaacttaAGTCAAACCGAACCGATTCAAGTTGGCTTTAGAGACCAAGCTATTTTgattcgagtccaaccctacaCACGAGTCCTGGTATTCGACTTGTAACTAGTTTGGGCTTAACCCATTAAAAGAGATAGAGTTTATCTTTGGAacaagaattttaatttataaacacatAACTATCTTGTATGAGTGATTGTAAATCTATTCTTTGTAACAAGAGAAACAGAAAGATATTGAAATAATGTTAACTCTGTTAAAGTTAGTCATATTTTTGGATGATCAAAGATAAATCGTATGTAGTTTTTCTTTATCATACATAGTTTCTCTTTCTTGTatgattatttgtttgattaatttcacaaatttttaGTTCATTCTGAATAACTACGTATCCATTGATTTTCATATGTTTTAACCATTAATTAGCTCCTATATAATGAAAGCTGTCATTATTAATCATGATAACCAACTAGTCTAATTGTTCAATAACATGCCTTTTTATAAACTTTCATATTGAAAACCCCATTGATGAAGTTTCATACAATAAATAAcattatgtaattgaaataGTGTTGAACATGAAAAGGTAGCATTGCTTTCTTGACCTGGATTTGCAGCCTTAATTAGGATACAAGATGTATATTGAAACTTTCATTTATTTACATACTTTTATAAGATTGTGAAAAATAACTTTACAAAATGTTATGGATGAGTTCAAGTTAAGTtaactcagtttgaatttattgtttggTTCGAACAAATAGAATTTAAGTATAAGCCCTAATTTGATGATTGAGTGTGAgttaaattagtttttcttttttaacaatattgtttatttttttttatatgatactatttatgacatcattaataatatttattttatcgagTAACTTCTTAATGACACCACAGtccaaatcaaacaaatttactCTTGAACTCAACCCGATCTTGGACTCAATTGGGATAAAATCTATTGGGTTGGGCTACATGTAGCAATTAGACAAACCCATTATTATCTCacgaaatatataaaaactaagtaaaaaataaagttttttactttttaataacataatattgaATAGCTCGAGGTAAATTGAAAACATCACAGTCCCCCTACAGTGCGttaaaatatgtgtataaaaaTGTTTGTTTCACCCATTTCATTTCATCTTTCACccatttgttgattttttttaatagaactTAACtgagaaattaattatattgaatgaCTCCATTTGGATGCAAGCGCTCACCAAATTTCACTTTTTCATtgttaacaaaaatacccttcgtTTTGAATACATAACTTttctcaatatttattttccttataTATAGTTAATCTTCATTCTTCTCTATTTTCAccatattttaagtttttcattggattttttaatctttgtcatggttttttcatttaaaatgatattttttaactactaatttgttgttttgtacAAGATGAAGCGTTGTATTGACTATTGAGAAAAATAGGTTCgagggggagagagagagagagcataCTTAAAGGATgagaaataaacttttcaaacttataggGCGGgaaattttttcacaaaaattaGGGTGGGACTTATTCGGCCTAATGAAAATGTCCTTTTCTTCTCTGTCCTTTTTCGTCCAAAAAAATATACAGCATTTCCTGCTATGGctcctttctctcactaaaaaaatcaaaaggtTCTAGAGAGATGCCGAACATGTCGAGTGGCTGTAACAGAGAAGAAGCTCAGCGCTGGCTCATCACAGCAGAGAAAGTTCTATCGGCACGTGACTTCCACGGAGCCCGTACTTTCGCGATCCGAGCCAGGGAATCTGACCCGGGGTTCGAGGCTCCCAGCCATGTCCTCGCTGTGGCGGACACAATCATCGCCGCTGAGTCTACTATCGTCACCGTCAGTGGTAAACAGCTTCAGGACTGGTACGCGATTCTCCAACTCGATCGCTTCACTCAGTCCTCGGAACTCATCGCAACTCAGTTCCGCAAACTCGCTCTCCTACTCAGTCCCGATGGGAACAGGTTACCGTATTCAGATCTTTGCTTCAAGTTTGTGAACGATGCGTGGTCGGTGCTTTCAAACCCCTCAAGAAAGATATTGTATGACACAGAGTTGCAATTGAGTCAATTCGGAGAACGCCCTAGGCAAACACAAATGCCACCGCCACCTCCGCCTCCAGTACAACCAACGCCCAAAAAATTCCCCAGAAGCCATGATGAGGATGGAAGTTTCTCAGTTACAATGCATGAAGGAAGGGCTAATTGGTATAACGTGGCTGAGTCGACTCGTCCACCTCGAACGATGCAGTTCGAGCCTACTAGCGCACCTCGACCGATCCAAACCGAGCCGAGTCGTCCGAGTATACCAGGGTTCACTCGTCCTGTGCACCCAGAGGCCGTTCGTCCCTGTCAAGTAGAGCCTTCTCGTCCGATTCCTGTGGAGAATCCAGCTCGTTCCACCCAGGCAGAGCCAGCTCGTTCCATTCAAGCAGAGCCAGCTCGTTCCAGTCAGGCAGAGCCAGCTCGTCCCACTCAGGCAGAGCCAGCTTGTCCCACTCAGGCAGAGCCAGCTCGTCCATTTCAGGAGCCAACTCGTCCGAGTGAGACTGAATCAGAGGTACCGAGTTTCTGGACAGCGTGTCCATTCTGTTTCGTCCTTCACGAGTACGCAAAGTTTTACGAAGACTGCATTTTGAGATGCATAAACTGTAAAAGAGTGTTTCACGGGGTACCGATAGCGCCACCGCCGGTTACAGTGAATAATACGTATTTCTGTTGCTGGGGCTTTTTTCCAATTGGTTATTCTACCTACGGGAAACAAAAGGGCGGGAATCATTCTAGTTGGACACCTATTTCTCCCATGTTCACCTGTCCTATGCCAGGGAATGGgaaatcaaaccaagtcaaaaaGACATATAAAAGAGCTTCAGTTTTGTATGACGAAGTGTTGATTTCTGATTCGGAATCCAGCCCTAGTGAGGGGTCTGATGATGATTGGGGAAATCAGAGGAGGAAAAAGGGGAAAATTGACAAAGGGAAAGgaaatggaaacaaaaaaagAGTGGGAAGGCCTCTGGGTGGGGCTAAGAAGGGGACACCAAATCAAAATCGGGGTGAGAGTGCAGAGGGGATTATTGGGACGTCGAGTGGTGGTGGGGCAGCAATGCTTAGAAGTAGTTGGAAGAAGCAAATGGGAAATGGGTTGGATTTGAATGTGGTATTTAGTAATGAGTTGGACGACCAGGTGGCGCGAAGGGTCAATCATGTGAATGGGGAGGAGGATAATATTGATGGTGTTGGGTTTTTCGAAGGGCTTGATGAATTTTTGAGTAGTTTGCCCATACTAAATAATGTTGTGAAAGATGATAAGGTTAAGTCAGCTTAGTAAGTAAGACTCTTCCTTCTCTTAATGCTGTTTTATAATTCTAGTTGTTGTAGTAGGTTTTGTATGCTTGTTGTAGTTTTAATTATGTAGAGGCACTAGCACTTTGGTTGCTGGTGGTGAAATCTAGTATATATTTTGGAGAAATGGGGTTTCTAATTGACGTCTTTGCATGTGCTTGGTTACTTTATTGTGGACATGTACTTGACCTAACTAATTTAGTTGTATAGGTAACTTTAAGatattgaattttatgattGTGAAATTATCAAACCTCTTTTACATGCATAACTTCGTTGGTGTGAAAGTTTGCACTaacaagaaatacattaaatcCTGACTAGTTCAATGGAAGAATGTGAAGAGACACTATCAAAAGAGAGTGAAGAGCCGGTTTTTACAAATAGTTCGGCCGTGGTAGTGTTATTATCAGAGTATTGAAAGCGATATTACAAGGCTATAATGCTAAAACAATAATTGAATGCTAAAAAGTGTCAATCCCATAACCCTTCCACTGTTTAGGAATTTATAGTTGTGGAGGTCAGGTTACATGTACTGTCTTATGAAGTTTAAAAATTGTTGGTTTGATTGGCATCGTTGTGATCCTGATACAGTAAGAGAGTAATTGCACTTTAATTATGATTGTTGAAATTGTGGGAAGTGTTTCTTTGACAATACAAAACTACTATTGAATGTCTGGTAGATTTCAGGAGTAATGGCGGATAGGAGCCATTATATCTTGTTTGTGGCTTCTAGAGGACATCTCATCCTGCCTGAGGCTTCTTCTTTGAGTTGCGGGCTGAAGTAGCATTTGTCCACTAGTCGTTGATTAGTCTTATGGGTGTTGCATCCTTGTATTTGACCGAGGAGGAGTTTTGGTCTCATACTGAACATGTTTGCATTTTTCAATAACTTTTCTTgatacaaatatttattaagGATTTCTATTTTACTTGTGCCTGCATGAATCCATAAACATGTTTGCATCTTTTTTGATAGCTTTGcttaatataaacatgtaactcatattctttttttctctctgtgTATATGCGTGTCATCCATTAACATGTTTGTATTGTTTTAATGAACTCTGTTTAATATGAATGTGTCTTTCAGATTTCTTTTTCACATGTGTGGCATCCACGACCATGTTTGTATCTTTTGAATATAAGCTGGGGGTTTCTTTTCCActcttttgtgtgtgtgtgctTTCACTCACTATCATGAgtaatttttcatctaaatttatggaatttttaaaattccatTGAATTGTAGTatgatgaaatattttcaatattaatgtCAGTGTTGTGGCAGATTATAAAATAGCAACTGTGGTTGAAGTCTTCCTGGGTAATCACATCCAGTGGTAAGTGGCAACTGGGATTTAGTGTGTCACCTGCTATATGAAACATTAGAAGTTTTCAGTTGGTTCTCAGTAGAagtaaaagataatattaatattaaattgtgGTTAAGGAATTGCTTTGAGCTTGTGtttacatttttctttgttgCGGGAACTATTATAGCTCTGATAGTGGACTTCAGCTAGATTGGTCTTTGGGGATATGAATGGAGAGTGCCTCAGAAGAGTCGCTAATAAGATTTTGAAGAGTACCGTTTCAGCCCTCGGGTTTactgtgatacccctaggcgaatcccacatcgacaaagcacgggagagatgctgggtctgtgtgtgctctgtgtgtgctctgtctttggatcccacattggttagtggtgggagaattgaattagttaaatagcctgtgagctccttaactgttaagacgcgttttgagttgcaaagcccagaaacaaacccatgatggactgtgtgtccaaagtggacaatatcttaacagtgggccgggttattggacctggggtgttacatttaCGCTCCTTAGAGATGGATTTTGGTAATGAGAGAACACAGGCAAAGATGGGTAGTTCTTGATTTTTGAACATGTTCTGTAGATATTAGAAATCTTTGTAAGTGGCTTGAATAAGCATTTTCCTCTGTCTTAAGGTTGGAAGAACAATTATTATTTCAGGGTGTTTCCTTTCTTATGATCCTATTTATAATATGGAAGAATGATTAAATTGGAGTGAAAGAGCAGGAAGGTTGTTACGAGTACTTGGGGACTTCAGACTGGAATCAGTAGACATTGGAGTTGTTTGATTTGCAACAGGGAGATGTTTCTTTGATTTGGAAGATGGGGAATCCTTAAAATTTGAACGAATAGGCTGTTAAGGTGAATTGCTGCATCTGGCGGTTTGAAAAACTATATCCAAGGCCATGAAGTTGGTACGAGCCTGAATTCCTTGGGGAAAAAATTTTGGACAGAgagtttgtttgtttaaatGACTGTATCTGCACTGTATTGTGTGTAGGGCTAGTTTAGATTTGAGATGAGACAAGTTCATACATGGATTGACGTGTGTTTGGGTGTGAACTATTATAGCAAATTTAAGTTAGAATTCAAGTTGGCCAAAGATATATCTTCTATCacttattagataaataatattatcaaaaaaaagaatttaaattaaattcgaattgaaactTAACTACTCAAATGACAATTTAAACTAAGctagctttatatatataaatttttttgataaaatattaaattatatgtaaaataattttacaatgaAAACAGAAAATTGTAAATTGcattaatagttaaataattcCATATTTTAAGAACTATAAGAAGACATAATAAGCTTTGGATTctgatatttaaattaataataagatattactATAATAGGCAATTATGGTATTTACAAAAGATGTCATAATTGGTTGTTGATAAAATTCTGTGTATtcgtttttaaatatataaataaatatatatttccttCCTACTCCGACTCCCACACATGAACAGCCCACTGATTGACTGTCCTACCGGTGGCAGTATAAGTTTTCCTTTGACGTTCTAATCCATGTAGAAGTTTTTGACTTCTAAAACCAACAAAAAGTAGTTTCATTACTGGCGGGTCTTTAAGCTTGTCAGTGAGTCAATGTTGCTGAGTACACGATTCCACTTTGTTTTCTCCGCCTTTCTTGGAGACGAGTCAAGTGTTCTTTAATCATCCAACCAACTCGCACCCAACCTTTTTATGCTCTCTCTTCTCATTTCACAATGTCAaaccatttcatcaaacacttCTATCTCTCTCCTAAGATCTCTCCCTTCTCCCATGGCAATTCTTCCTCCAACTTCGCTTTCTGGACACCCTTTATCCTCCTCTTCAAGTCTCTCCCCACTGAAAACGCCTACGgtaagtttttcttcttttcgcGCGCgcgcgtgtgtgtgtgtacggAGATGGTTTCTTTATGGGttttactaatttcttcttTGCAGCAGATCCTTGGCTTCAGGCTGAAATTTAGAGAAACTCAGGAGACCCGTTTCAGCTTGTTTACTTCCTTCAAGtatgcttttaaaattttacttaactgttatattcatgaaaaaaaattgtctttttatgAGCTTTAAAGCTGTAGATTTGTCTGGTATATCTTCgattctttacttttttttttttaaattcttgattctgttctgttttgatttttaatgtttatCTCTATATATGTTGTTTTTGAGTAAAATTAAAGGTTATTTTATGTTTGTGGTAGCTTccactttttatttttggttgctTGTAATAGTTATGTTTTAGCTTTGCGATTCATTTTAAGTAGATTTCATGAACTATGTTCAAGTGCATACCACTTGTCTTTGTGGTTCATCAAATGTATATAGAGacatgttttgatattttattcaaattaatgagtttgatatttgaattaTCTCTGCCATTTTGATGAAACTGATATTCCAACAGAAATTACGAACCTCAGTAAGTTATTGCATAACTTGAATGGTAACGTCATGTGTATGAAGTAGGaggtcacttttttttttttaagtagcTCTTCACTTCAGAATTTTAAATCCATGGGGTCAATGTTTTCATAAATGGTGGTACTGTAATAGGTTTTGTTGCAATCTGGTATTTGCTTATGGTTTTGTGATTTTCTAATTACCATTAGTGATGTATTTATAGGAGTTGTTCATATAAGACAATGACTTCCATGCAACCTTCGGAATTGATCCTAAGAGATAAGAATATCCCCATTTTGGTTTATACTAACACTGCTATGACTATTTTTGCTTGATTTTTCTAAGGCATATTTTTTCCGGTCAGGAGCAATCCTGCTTTTGGATTGATGGCTTCAAAGGAGCCTGTGGCTGTGGGACCGACTACAAAATGTGGAAACAGCAAAATGGAGACTGAAGTGGGAGTTGAGAATGGATGTGCTACGTTCGATGAAATGAAACATCGGTTTCTCAGTTTCAAAAAGTGGAAATTCATGTAAGCAACAAACTCTGGCCTAgcttgattttatctttaaatttattactttacCTTAACTTTTTGGAACAGGGAAAACTTAGAACATTTCCAAAATCTTGCAAATGGTCAGGCACCAAAGGTGATCAATgttctttcttttcaattttggtTGTAATTAGTCATTGCTTTTAACAGTTGTGTCATTTGGATGCTTGAAACTTTATAGATGGTATGCTGGTTTTTACGTCATGCTGAAATcttaaaaaaacagtttttttaactatcaatttCTTGGGCAGTTTATGGTGATTGCTTGTGCAGACTCTAGAGTTTGCCCCTCAACCGTCCTGGGATTCCAACCAGGAGAAGCATTTATTGTCCGCAATGTTGCAAATATGGTTCCCCCATGTGAAGTATGTGATATATTCAGTTTATCTTAGACTAATCTAGTTTACAGTAATTAAAGGTTGATGCCACAATGTGAACACTTTAGAAAACAATAATGATATGAAAAAAACTGAACGATTTTGTCCTTTTAaccatttctaatattttttcaacTCATCTGATTGCATAGAGTGGGCCTTCAGAAACAAATGCTGCATTGGAATTTGCTGTAAATTCTCTTCAAGTAAGTTTTTTGTGCCTGTACATTCAGGGGTGGGTTTCTATCTTCAGATTTCTTGCTATTTTATTGTCTAGATGGTTGGATTCTGTACTTCGGTATTGCTAAATTTAGAAACATATGGATCTCTCTGGGGTCATGACGTTTATTGATTATGTACATACCgttcttttgaaaaatgatgaatGACTCTTTTTGCAGGTTGAAAACATTCTAGTCATTGGCCACAGCCGCTGTGGAGGCATTCGTGCCCTAATGAGTATGCAGGATGAAGCCAATtcaaggtaaaaaaaatatagagcaCCTTCTTTGtgtaaaagtttttttcttatgaGCATCTTGTTTCATTATTAATCGAACTCGGTTCAAATACATTTCTCACTCCGCTAATCTCTCTCAGTAGCTTTATTCAAAATTGGGTTCTGGTGGGGAAGACTGCAAGGTTAAACACAAAGTCTGCTGCTCATAATCTTAGCTTTGATGATCAGTGTCGACATTGTGAGAAGGTAATCTGCTTTCTCTCAAGTTCAGAATGTCCTGAGTTTGATGATTTAGTTTTCTCCAACACAATTTTTAGCTTTGCAAAATACAGTTGTGTTCCCTCTATGGGCTTCAAAATTTATAACCGAGTTTGACAACCTTAATCTTAACAAAGTAGTATACACTGGCACCAAGAAAAGTGTTTGTATGGATCTTATAAACAACTTTATCTACATAGGGTACAACTGAACACAGTGCTCACATATAAAAGTTGGTTGGTTAAGACTAGCCTTTTTCAGCTACCGTGCTCATCACAGgctcaagtttttcttttcttcaggAATCTGTAAATTGTTCATTGTTAAACCTGCTGACTTATCCATGGATTGAAGAAAAAGTGAAGAAAGGAGCACTCTCTCTTCATGGTGGCTACTATGACTTCATTGACTGTACATTTGAGAAATGGACACTGGATTACGAAGGAAGTAGTTTAGAGGAAAGTGATAAATTTGCACTCAGAAACCAATCACTTTGGTGCTGAACTCTGTTGTATGTCCATTATTTATACGTGTCCAGATGATTGAAAGTTAATGTCATTTTCTGGAATTTGAAATAATAAGTCCCTGTtgtttgtaatttgaaaaaattcttgTCTTGTAAATGCCATGGTTCATGTGGTGTTATTCCCTTGATCATAAAGCTCAATGTCTTTATTCTTATTGAAAACTGAATCCATAGAAGTGAAAGGATTTGTAATGAGTGGGTGGAATCTCATCAATTCATTCTTTACTTGGCAGCACAACTGTTTCAAACATCTTATCTTTAACTTCAATTAGGGTTCAGACTTGAATCCATATTTGGCTCGTACATGCAAAAGCTCTAACTCAATAACTTGGTTTGAGTTCAAGGGTTCGTCGATATTATTGTAccaaagttatttttatctaacTATTCTTTTTTGATGTAGACTTTTCTTCTCAATGTTACTGTTTACTATTAGAGCTCAAATTCGAGTTGACTgttttaaattcgaatcaaacttgagctaaTCTTTGTATGATTTAGTTAGAAATCTGAGTTTAGGTTACGAGGGCTTTGATGCCATTTTATTGACCTGGAACACTATGCTTCCTTTCAGAACTCAACCGATAGAAAGTATGCACTCAAGCAATTGTTTGAAGAAGGAATGGTGAAAGAAAGCACAATCCAGAATGATTCGATTCgttaaaagaataaaactagAGATATACACCAATAactcttaaaataaaaacactgGTCTTGCTCGATAGATagaaaagaacataaaaatataatgtaaataaaattttatttaggaACAACTCGTATAGTATTACAAGCAATAATGCAAACTCCCAAAAGAGAATACTAATCCTGCCGTAAACTTAATGAAATAAGAAATAACAAGCAATAATACAAACAACAGAGAGCTTCAGATTTTCCAGTGACACAAAAAGAAGCCTTCCTGTACGCAAGACAACATACTGCGGGACAAGACATCACTGACAAAAAAACAAGGCTTCCCTATATGACAAGAAACTGCAACATCACACCAATGATAGGGACTAGGgagtatatataaatagattaaacGGATTAATTTGAAGGAGGTGGAGAAAGGAATGGCAAAGGAATAGAGGGAATGGTAGTGGGAATCGAAGGAATGCTTGGGAGAGGGGGGAGACTGAGCTTTGGAACAGAAGGAATGGTGGGCAAAGCCGTAGGAAGTGGTGGCAATGTGGTGGGGTTTGGCAAAGAAGGTTGTGTGGTTGTTGGCAGTGTTGGCAGCGTGGGCTGCGGCAGTGTAGGCACCGAAGGCAAAGGCGGCAATGCTGACGGTTTAGGCAAATTTGGCAAAGTGGGCAATGGCGGCAATTGCTGTAGACGACGAGCTGCTAGGCCAACGTCCATTGAAGAAAATATTGTCAAAGCAACAAAGAAAGCTGAGATCAAACACTTGATGCTGGAAGCCATTGTGAGATATTGCTTGGGATTAATATTCTTAAATGGCGATTGCTATTGAGGTTTGAGCTGTGGTGAAAACAAGAAGTAATGTGGGGTTTTTATAGCAAAGAGAGGTAGGGTTAAGAATCCACGAGGATGCATGCAGGGTCTCAGTCAAGTTGATGAAAAGGCCGTCAATATGGTTGAGAAaattttgcatgtttttttCTGAGTTGGTTGTTAGTTCACCGTCTCTTAGCTACATTATAGATTTATTGGATCTAGTTCTAGTTGGGGTTAGTTCACTAGTTTAATGAACATAAGCAAACTACAATCAAAGTCAATCAATCTATAATGTTGTGGTTAGCTACAATCAAAACTTCACAAACATGGAAGTTTGATTTCAGTTCTCATAGGTTATGAGTGGGGCTGCAAACATGTCGAATTGAGTCAAATATTGTTTGGTTGGAtcttgatttgattatatttatgcaAAGATGGTGCTCAAACTTGATGAGTTTGGAAGTTTCAAGCTCAAACTCTAGATGGAAACCATGACTCAATCTCATTCAAGCTCAattcaaaaagttaaaattaaacctcctaacttataatttatcaattaatcttatatttaaagtcaaagaataaattaacaaaaagctCCATTTTTATCATGATATAATCAGATATGTATATACTAAAAGGTAAAAAGTAAATGAACAATTAGATATTTTGATAACTTAAATTCTCGTATAATGAATCTAGactttaatatcttttattagtttatattatCTCATGATGGCAGATAACTTTTATTAACTTTTGATTTTACagtataatatatcaaaaaaactatattctaattttgagttatttataattgtgtaatatttaataacataataacacGTTATTTAGGTAGTTGTTTAGATACTTTAAAGTTGGTGCACATGACACCAGGAACAAGTAGTTTGGAAGGTAGGTGATCAATTTTACGATTTCAATTATTGGACTGAAACTTGAGATGTAATACCAAAAGTTGATCTTCCTAAACTCATGGAACAAATTAAGGGTTTACACAGTAATCCACCCAGCCGTGTGAATTTTGACTTGATTAAATAAATCTGTAATGTAGCTAGGAGACG
Encoded here:
- the LOC123227474 gene encoding uncharacterized protein LOC123227474 is translated as MPNMSSGCNREEAQRWLITAEKVLSARDFHGARTFAIRARESDPGFEAPSHVLAVADTIIAAESTIVTVSGKQLQDWYAILQLDRFTQSSELIATQFRKLALLLSPDGNRLPYSDLCFKFVNDAWSVLSNPSRKILYDTELQLSQFGERPRQTQMPPPPPPPVQPTPKKFPRSHDEDGSFSVTMHEGRANWYNVAESTRPPRTMQFEPTSAPRPIQTEPSRPSIPGFTRPVHPEAVRPCQVEPSRPIPVENPARSTQAEPARSIQAEPARSSQAEPARPTQAEPACPTQAEPARPFQEPTRPSETESEVPSFWTACPFCFVLHEYAKFYEDCILRCINCKRVFHGVPIAPPPVTVNNTYFCCWGFFPIGYSTYGKQKGGNHSSWTPISPMFTCPMPGNGKSNQVKKTYKRASVLYDEVLISDSESSPSEGSDDDWGNQRRKKGKIDKGKGNGNKKRVGRPLGGAKKGTPNQNRGESAEGIIGTSSGGGAAMLRSSWKKQMGNGLDLNVVFSNELDDQVARRVNHVNGEEDNIDGVGFFEGLDEFLSSLPILNNVVKDDKVKSA
- the LOC123227475 gene encoding beta carbonic anhydrase 5, chloroplastic-like isoform X1 codes for the protein MLSLLISQCQTISSNTSISLLRSLPSPMAILPPTSLSGHPLSSSSSLSPLKTPTQILGFRLKFRETQETRFSLFTSFKSNPAFGLMASKEPVAVGPTTKCGNSKMETEVGVENGCATFDEMKHRFLSFKKWKFMENLEHFQNLANGQAPKFMVIACADSRVCPSTVLGFQPGEAFIVRNVANMVPPCESGPSETNAALEFAVNSLQVENILVIGHSRCGGIRALMSMQDEANSSSFIQNWVLVGKTARLNTKSAAHNLSFDDQCRHCEKESVNCSLLNLLTYPWIEEKVKKGALSLHGGYYDFIDCTFEKWTLDYEGSSLEESDKFALRNQSLWC
- the LOC123227475 gene encoding beta carbonic anhydrase 5, chloroplastic-like isoform X3, whose product is MLSLLISQCQTISSNTSISLLRSLPSPMAILPPTSLSGHPLSSSSSLSPLKTPTQILGFRLKFRETQETRFSLFTSFKSNPAFGLMASKEPVAVGPTTKCGNSKMETEVGVENGCATFDEMKHRFLSFKKWKFMENLEHFQNLANGQAPKFMVIACADSRVCPSTVLGFQPGEAFIVRNVANMVPPCESGPSETNAALEFAVNSLQVENILVIGHSRCGGIRALMSMQDEANSSFIQNWVLVGKTARLNTKSAAHNLSFDDQCRHCEKESVNCSLLNLLTYPWIEEKVKKGALSLHGGYYDFIDCTFEKWTLDYEGSSLEESDKFALRNQSLWC
- the LOC123227475 gene encoding beta carbonic anhydrase 5, chloroplastic-like isoform X2, whose product is MLSLLISQCQTISSNTSISLLRSLPSPMAILPPTSLSGHPLSSSSSLSPLKTPTILGFRLKFRETQETRFSLFTSFKSNPAFGLMASKEPVAVGPTTKCGNSKMETEVGVENGCATFDEMKHRFLSFKKWKFMENLEHFQNLANGQAPKFMVIACADSRVCPSTVLGFQPGEAFIVRNVANMVPPCESGPSETNAALEFAVNSLQVENILVIGHSRCGGIRALMSMQDEANSSSFIQNWVLVGKTARLNTKSAAHNLSFDDQCRHCEKESVNCSLLNLLTYPWIEEKVKKGALSLHGGYYDFIDCTFEKWTLDYEGSSLEESDKFALRNQSLWC
- the LOC123227475 gene encoding beta carbonic anhydrase 5, chloroplastic-like isoform X4; amino-acid sequence: MASKEPVAVGPTTKCGNSKMETEVGVENGCATFDEMKHRFLSFKKWKFMENLEHFQNLANGQAPKFMVIACADSRVCPSTVLGFQPGEAFIVRNVANMVPPCESGPSETNAALEFAVNSLQVENILVIGHSRCGGIRALMSMQDEANSSSFIQNWVLVGKTARLNTKSAAHNLSFDDQCRHCEKESVNCSLLNLLTYPWIEEKVKKGALSLHGGYYDFIDCTFEKWTLDYEGSSLEESDKFALRNQSLWC